A genomic window from Ignavibacteria bacterium includes:
- a CDS encoding amidohydrolase: MRAKTFKIAVKVLFLAFFSIFLAACSKNPEVIYINGKIYTLDKNNTIVEAIAVHDGRILASGKSGELTEKYKDAKVIDLKGKTVVPGFIDAEANLMEFSKQLSLLDLRNARSVEEILNIVRERVKTSKPDEWIGGFGWDELKLPEKDLERLNHSLLDGVSMQHNIYLVNALGNTTWVNKKVLDAAKVTKDTPDPENGAIGFDESNNTNGLFYEAAQEIVINILPQPSEQEVMSNITRGINELFKYGITEINDANITEQGLSVYKKMVDDNKFPIRLYAMIPGKGPLFEKYISSGPENYKDRINVKCVSLEYDGYFETQDAAMNDDYNEEPKRMTPFNDEFDIKEMTKKANEKDFQVSVKTVGDRALTQTLNAIESVNKEVKPKAGRTRLEYLEFVNQQDLQRIKQMEIIPSVRPEVTLADKLLINELIKPDNVQNLGLWNSLFKQNNVIISGTDFPYHTINPLIVMYYLSTGLSADTAANRLTNNTAQKLSVLDALKSFTVYSAFASFAEDVKGTLEKDKFADMVVLSEDIVSSDPAVLLKTKILMTIVRGEVVYENKSPGAYLFQ, encoded by the coding sequence ATGAGAGCAAAAACTTTTAAAATAGCCGTAAAAGTACTGTTTTTGGCGTTTTTCAGCATATTTCTGGCTGCATGCAGCAAAAATCCTGAGGTTATTTACATCAATGGTAAGATTTATACACTCGATAAGAACAACACAATTGTTGAGGCAATAGCTGTTCACGATGGCAGGATACTTGCCTCGGGGAAATCAGGTGAGCTTACCGAAAAGTATAAGGACGCAAAGGTTATAGATCTGAAAGGCAAAACAGTTGTGCCGGGCTTTATTGATGCAGAGGCGAACTTAATGGAGTTTTCAAAGCAGCTAAGCCTGCTTGATCTGCGCAACGCCAGATCAGTTGAAGAGATACTGAATATTGTACGCGAACGCGTTAAAACCTCAAAGCCCGATGAATGGATAGGCGGCTTCGGGTGGGATGAGCTGAAGCTTCCTGAAAAAGATCTTGAAAGGCTTAACCACTCACTGCTTGATGGTGTATCCATGCAGCATAATATTTACCTGGTGAATGCGCTTGGCAACACAACCTGGGTTAACAAAAAAGTTCTTGATGCCGCAAAAGTAACCAAAGATACCCCTGACCCCGAGAACGGAGCCATTGGCTTTGATGAAAGCAATAATACCAACGGCCTTTTTTATGAAGCGGCTCAGGAAATAGTTATAAACATACTCCCCCAGCCTTCAGAGCAGGAAGTGATGTCTAACATAACACGCGGTATCAATGAACTCTTTAAATACGGTATCACAGAAATAAACGACGCAAATATAACCGAGCAGGGCTTAAGCGTTTATAAAAAAATGGTGGATGATAATAAGTTCCCGATTAGGCTTTACGCAATGATACCCGGCAAAGGTCCCCTGTTTGAAAAATACATTTCAAGCGGTCCCGAAAACTATAAAGACAGGATAAACGTTAAGTGCGTTAGCCTTGAATATGACGGCTATTTTGAAACACAGGATGCCGCAATGAATGATGATTACAATGAAGAACCTAAACGAATGACCCCCTTTAATGATGAGTTCGATATAAAGGAAATGACCAAAAAAGCCAATGAAAAGGATTTCCAGGTTTCAGTTAAAACAGTTGGTGATAGAGCCTTAACACAGACATTGAACGCAATTGAATCTGTTAACAAAGAAGTTAAGCCAAAAGCAGGCAGAACAAGGCTTGAGTATCTTGAGTTTGTTAACCAGCAGGACCTCCAGAGGATAAAACAAATGGAAATTATTCCAAGCGTAAGACCTGAAGTAACACTTGCTGATAAGCTGCTTATAAATGAGCTGATAAAACCTGATAATGTCCAGAACCTGGGCTTATGGAACAGCTTATTCAAGCAGAATAATGTTATTATCTCGGGAACCGACTTCCCTTATCACACAATTAACCCGCTGATAGTAATGTATTACTTATCCACAGGGCTCTCGGCAGATACTGCCGCAAACAGGCTAACCAATAATACAGCCCAGAAACTAAGCGTGCTTGACGCGCTGAAATCATTCACAGTGTATTCTGCTTTCGCCTCGTTTGCAGAAGATGTTAAGGGTACGCTTGAAAAAGATAAGTTCGCTGATATGGTAGTACTTTCCGAAGATATAGTTTCATCTGACCCGGCAGTTCTGTTAAAAACAAAAATATTAATGACAATTGTACGCGGTGAAGTAGTATATGAAAACAAAAGCCCGGGAGCTTATTTATTTCAATGA